In Bombina bombina isolate aBomBom1 chromosome 6, aBomBom1.pri, whole genome shotgun sequence, a single genomic region encodes these proteins:
- the S1PR5 gene encoding sphingosine 1-phosphate receptor 5: MDHQHRLSRFYREYQNSNMIALHYNYTGKLSTSRYKGGLKAEAVVFLVVCVLIVLENLIVLLALWRNKKFHAPMFYLLGNLTLSDLLAGVAYMVNIVMSGANTLRLTPAMWFIREGGVFVTLTASIFSLLAIAIERHITMVRMKLYSGDKKGRMALLIGASWLVSIFLGVLPILGWNCIDNLPSCSTILPLYSKDYILFCISVFLAILISIVVLYLRIYRIVKLNSQRLGTLRKGVLRKSQKYMALLKTVTIVVGTFIVCWLPLFILLLSDVSCEVNSCPVLFKADYFLGLAMINSLLNPIIYTLTSRDIRRAILKLVCFLCIVTEEGETKRRFGILPVLERSTSRSEKSSHKQEGLETTVSSGNGTPTPVKPLVAKTVDY; this comes from the coding sequence ATGGATCATCAACATAGACTGAGTCGGTTTTATAGGGAGTACCAAAATAGTAATATGATCGCCCTTCACTACAACTACACAGGAAAGCTAAGTACCAGTAGGTACAAAGGAGGATTAAAGGCAGAAGCAGTGGTCTTTCTGGTGGTTTGTGTCCTCATTGTCTTGGAGAATCTTATTGTCCTCCTGGCCCTCTGGCGCAATAAGAAGTTTCATGCACCTATGTTTTATCTTCTTGGAAACCTCACTTTGTCTGACTTGTTGGCAGGGGTGGCTTATATGGTCAACATAGTGATGTCAGGTGCAAACACCTTACGCCTTACACCCGCAATGTGGTTTATAAGAGAAGGTGGTGTATTTGTTACATTGACTGCATCCATTTTCAGCTTGCTGGCGATAGCCATTGAGCGTCATATTACCATGGTCCGTATGAAGCTCTACAGTGGTGACAAGAAGGGTCGAATGGCCCTACTCATTGGGGCAAGTTGGCTGGTGTCCATATTTTTGGGTGTATTACCTATCTTAGGATGGAACTGCATTGATAATCTCCCTTCTTGCTCTACTATCTTGCCATTGTATTCCAAGGACTACATTCTGTTTTGCATCAGTGTCTTCTTGGCTATCCTTATCTCAATTGTGGTCCTTTACCTTCGAATCTACAGGATTGTAAAACTCAATAGTCAGCGTCTGGGTACCCTTCGTAAGGGAGTACTGAGAAAATCCCAAAAGTACATGGCTCTTCTGAAAACTGTTACCATTGTTGTAGGCACATTTATTGTTTGCTGGCTTCCTCTCTTCATACTCCTTCTTTCTGATGTCTCTTGTGAAGTTAATAGTTGCCCAGTTCTTTTTAAAGCTGACTACTTTCTTGGCCTGGCCATGATCAACTCCCTACTCAATCCCATCATCTATACTTTGACAAGTCGGGACATAAGGAGAGCCATCTTGAAGCTTGTCTGCTTCCTCTGTATAGTCACAGAAGAGGGTGAGACTAAACGGCGTTTTGGAATTCTCCCTGTTTTGGAGAGAAGCACCAGCAGATCTGAAAAATCTTCTCATAAACAAGAAGGACTGGAAACCACAGTGTCTTCTGGAAATGGAACACCAACTCCAGTGAAGCCTCTGGTGGCAAAAACAGTGGACTATTAA